Proteins co-encoded in one Gammaproteobacteria bacterium genomic window:
- a CDS encoding elongation factor Tu produces the protein DLPEGVEMVMPGDNIKMTVSLIAPIAMEDGLRFAIREGGRTVGAGVVSKIIE, from the coding sequence GGATCTTCCCGAGGGTGTCGAGATGGTGATGCCCGGGGACAACATCAAGATGACGGTGAGTCTGATCGCACCGATCGCGATGGAAGACGGGCTGCGCTTTGCGATCCGCGAAGGCGGCAGGACCGTCGGCGCCGGCGTGGTCTCGAAGATCATTGAGTAG